The sequence CCTGTTTCAGAAAGTACTCTATTGACCAGTTtgcatttagcatttttaagCAAACCATATATATTTTAAAAGCAAAAGAGAAAGGAATACCAAAAGATATACTTCATCACATTTAAATTACATTTGGTCCATTACGaaatatatacatgtgtattacaaagtttgtttttaaaGCCCCTTCGCGTCAACAGTGAAACATTAGAGAGGttcggctacacgttttacgtgaacgtgaacgcgtagaaTCCACGTTGGCGTTGGCGTACACGTTCAAGTGTAAAAATCCGTTTGGCTACGCGTTACGTCACCCGTTCGTGTGGCACGCGTAAGAAATTATTCGGCTCGGCTTGGGTCCGCGTAGTTTGTTTCCGCATCACAGGGATGCTCTATGGTTATCCGGTATGCCGCGAACCGACgaagaaatttcacataaaaaataacataaatacattaaataGCGAGCGCAGTGAGAGCGGCCGAAGGCCGCGCGCGAAGTGAGCATTAAGACTAACGCGTGTACAcgaaatttagaatggaatctaTATAGCTACGAGTTTGAAAAAAGAGCACTTCCAtggaggtggccattttgaatacttttacactggttgcgtgaaattaaaaatatcatctaccacaaatctTACCcgacaatgtgtatttccgacaaaagaaACTCTCTGTtacaaagaaagtgtgaaatttggttcaaaatgactattttcgatcacttttgaaggcccggttcggtcatcactaggcgccgccattttgaaacaagcctactctcgcgagaacgaacggtcaactcacgcgagaattaaaaatcgTGTGCTGAGAGCTACCGACGCGACGGGAATATCAAGCACGTattttacattagactgcctctgtttctgcccctgtttaatataataaactgatcggaatcaaataatttaccagttttaaaaaaattttgttagtgaacttggcatttccgagttaaattgttataaatgttattctagaaaacaattgacaacaattcaACCTCAATGGCCAAGATATGCATCATGTTTCAAACACAGAAATAAGCATatgctattgcctgaaaacatcaatgacgatataccCTACGCTGCGCTGCGCTGGCTCTcgggtcagacctgttacataagCTTATTATCTTTGAGGATGTCACTATCATATCTCCAACTAACAACGTGCatgaatgattcacagtttatgtcatgttttgatacctaaagatgagaataaattaacactttgacaaattacgtgaaaacagctgtctcGACGTAAATGCGCGACGCCGGCTCCGTGTACGTGGAGAACGTACGCACAAGTGGATGacatcatcgcagaaattcgtgacCTTACACGTTCACGTTcgcgtaaaacgtgtagccaaacctgtAAAATTCTCATTACATGCTATCATGAGCTCGGCTTCATCTATTAAATCAGCCTTCTATCACCACTTCTTCATTGTGTTCAATGACAGCTGTGAAAATAATACCTTTTTTAGGCCTGTCTAGGATTTTGCAAAGAAATTTCAAGTGTTTACCTGTAAATGGAGTGCCTGTTGATAAAGTTGTAGCTTCCCCAAAACCTTTGACAGTACTTGCATTAATATTGATCTCATAAATGGTACCGGGACTCAGGTCTTCAATTGTGAAAGCACTAATGCTACCTTTTACTAAGAATGATTTGAACTGCCGCTGCATTCCCTTGAAGACGGATTCAACAGACGAGTACGATATCtaagaaaatccaaaattaaTACTAAACATCAGAAGAAACGCCCTTAAATAATGTTGAGGATCCATTCATTGTTCTGCTTTCAAGCGATTAAGTCatgaattattgataatttcaaTTGGAATGATCTCAAAACCCCTGATTGACCTTTATTTTAAAACGTAGACAAAGTTTCAAAGGCTATTTCATAAAATGTACTCTCTGAATTTCCATTGACGAAATGTTAAAattcgttttcttttttttatttgcttttggTTAAACATTAAGCATGTGATATAACGTTCACATTGTGGACAACATGCTTTACGTTTTTACAAAGTATACTTCTAATCAATGACCCTTTTCTTTGCATATTATCTATACTGTTTCAACTTCAGCCTTGTCAATTAGCAAACACAAAATCCACTCAGTATGTAAGCCACAAAGTTGTTTATATGGAGTATCAACTTGGCACCATAATCAGACTATATAAGTAAGAATAGGAAGAAGGCAACTTCAAAACAATAGTTCCTACGATACATGTACTCCCAAATTGAAGGTAAAGTCTAGCGATTCAATAACTGATAGCGTTATGCTAATACACAAAATTAGGTTGTGTTGTTGGTTTCAGTGTAGCTTCTTCCATTTGAAAAACGTGACTTCAGGCATCTAATTTCAAGAGGATATCCGTTAAACAGGAGGCCAGATTTTATCTTCACAGGTAAAAATTACTCAAGACTCTTTTGGTGTTGACCGAGAAGTGAGATTACGCACGGAGGAGAATTGAATCTTCTTGCAAAACGTGGACAGCAAAATAGACGAGAACTAGTTTGGTAACTAATGAGAAACCCGTGCGTGATGCACCTTGACATATTTATTAACAAACAGCGACATAATTTTATACAGTGATGTATTTGGACACTCGAAAGCACAACACCAGGACAACGAAGATCTGCAACACTAACCACACTGTTCGCTAACACTAAAACGTCAATATATCAAAAGCGAGTTTTTTGTTGATCTATCCTTTCACTCACTAattaatttgaaatgccagGGTAATTACATCACTTACCCCATAATATTCAATATATCCACTAAATGGGTAAGGTTCTGTCCATGTCAGTTCAATCTCTTTATCTTTTATATCAATAACTTGCACATTCGTTGGCGTAGCTGGTACTGGAACCAATAAGGTGtataaaaatcataattttatgTTGATAGAATCACTGTGATTAAGCTTATTGTTTCTCAAAGAGAATCAATTGACAAAAATCAACGATGTGTGTGATTTGATGAGTGCAAAGTCTCACTGTACTAAAATCCAAATTAGAGACACAATACTGTCAACTCtttgatgtaaaattttgagagataACATATggtataatttttttctctgttccGTAAGCAGTCATAAACGCTTGTCTAATCAATCAGTCTTTTCGTCTGTTTTAAGATTAAAATAATAACGAATAAAGTAAAACaacgacaatatttttgtttttagataGTTATTGTTCAGTTATAGAGGACATTCAGTTTCACAGCATGTTTTTCGAGAACGAGTGCTTTCACGGAAACATCCTATTTGCCCGAAGTACAAAAATGTATTATAGTGGAGGTCGACATACTTGAGTTTTAATGACCTACGACACATTGCATGACTTAATTAACACAACGACGATATACATACTTGCTTCTGTAGTTTCTGCGCTGATCATTTCACTTAATGCTCCCTGTCCTCGTGAAGTATATGCCGCTACCTGGAATATTGAAGTTAAACACAAACGTGAGAAATATGTAAACTTATCATTTCAAACAGGCTGGGAAAACGCCAGTGTTACATATGTGCTCATGTTATCATCTACAAAATAACAAGCACTGATGCATAACCAAGACAAAGAATGATACTATGTTCTATTCGATTGTTATTATATCAATGTGATGTAATCCTCCCAGGAAAGGTTTTGTAAtgttcaattttaaaaaaaacaacagccGTGCTTGACGAAGGATAATCTGAAGAAACATCCTTCCTGTAAAATGCACAGGGAGGGTGTAACAGTCAAGCCATCCTTCCAGGTGAAACTAATATGCAACTACACTATCCTCATTAATGTGTCTTTATTGGATGCTAAAGAAAGGTCAAATTGTGGTAACATACATAGATGGTCTTGTTCAGAAACGTGTGGGTGTGAAATGAAGGTCGCAAATTAgtttaaaattatattatatttcgTTATAGAATTCGTTTTCTACTCTCCCTCACATCACTGTAGAGTGgtattatgttttattttacaaCATCAGCATTGAGAAGTTGATCAGTCATCTTTATGTGAAGAACGCTCCCAAAGATCTTTATAAAATTgcacatttttttcttcttttgtgaTTGTAATAAATGTGCAAGTCAGCTCCGGAGTTGTTCTATCTTCTCGCAGATGTTGATAAGTACCTGACAGGTTTCCTTTGCGGATTCTTCCAAGCGTTCTCTGACTATGGGGGCTTGCTTGCCCTCCTCACAAATTTGTCACTAAAGAGGGACAGTAACActttatttgtcaaaaaatatctgTATCTTTATTCCAAGGAAAGGATATTTCATGTTAGCGCCATACAGTCCATGATGAACATCAATCTTAAATCACAATAATGTATACATACCTGCACACTGTACGATACTTTGTAAGTAAGGTTTGTTATTAAGTAAGTGTTGAAATCCAGCAAGTTTTCCTTCAACTCTTTAACTTCTGTTGTGGTTGCTTTCTTGCTTGTTTCCCAGTACATGATAGTATATTTCCTTATAATACCATTTGTTGGATAAGGTATTGACCACAGAACTTCTATAACGAAGACTGCAGGTTTCAGTGCCACATTTCGTGGTTTCGTCGGGACTGTTACGATAAATGTAGCAAATAGGATCGATCGGTCACTTTGAATCGAAAATCTCGAATATAATTGCAATAAGTTGTAAAACATTCCGCTAATTGTTAAGTAGTACATCAACATCTTCGCGGTATTAATGGTTTGCGACTTAAGAACTTGATGCTTAATGCTGAAGAATCAAAGTGTAAGGCCAATGCACTGACTTCAGAAAGCCTCCTGTCACACATACAACGTGTATTGATATTATTTGCTCAGCTATAATTCAAATCATCCAGTCCGCTTTCGCTTTTACTAAATTCTGTCGGCACATTGTTTCCATCAGTTTTACGTTTTATCGAATGTGCAAAATGGGTGCAATGGCATAGACACTTGTTTGGTGGCATAACGCGTGACTAATACACCAAGGAAAATGAGCGAACAAATTTGTCCGTAGCACTAGTTGTAGCATCTCCTTACATCTTTATTATGCAATTTGCGTTGTCTGTTTGAGAGCTCTCTCTTAAAAATTACCCTAGCGATGACCGCTTCAATCGCATATTATAACAACAACTGATAATTACGTAACTATTTAGTATCACTTTTAACATGtcataatataaacatgtataaatataaacaataatatAAACGAAGCCCAAATGTGAAAGAATAGctttaaaatgtatatatattccCCATACTCACGATCCTCAGCTGTTCTTGCCTTGTGTATAGAACTCCACGGACTTTGTTCATCTCTGTTATTAAATGACGCCATTAGTTCATACTCAGTATACGCCAAAAATCCAGTGAGTGAAAATGTACGGGCATTACCGTCATTTGCAGATTCTTCCAGATATTCATCTTTAGCGTTCGCTTGTCTATGCTTGAAATGGAAATTCCTGATGTACCCATCATCACATTTGACTTTGGAGGAGTCGGGGACCTGTCTCGGCACAGATGTAATCACAATATGTACACATATTGTACGACAATGTTAGccatcggaaaatatttattattttcatagCTAACACTTGAGGTAAGACATTACAAACCAACCTCACTTTCTAAGAATGCCGGGTAAATACGCGATTCTTTAAAATCTCGATCTTCTTTATGATGTTACACTGATTACATTGAGACAAAATTCAGCATTTTGCTATCTTCAAAAATTTCTAAGTATTTCAAACATTACGGTGTAAATGTCTTATTGTTAAAGAGGTCTGTTGATTTGACAAACAAATGAATCAAAGACAAGGCAAAATAAAGTCACGATTTTGGTTACATTCGTGAACTTTTTTATCGGCGTgattcaaagaaaagaaaatactttgtTATTTTTAAGGGAGAAAAAAAGATCAATGATTGTGAAAATAAATGTGCAATAATATGTTTTAATGACTTAAAGTGTGACCTACATAGAAActcttttgtttactttactCACCTCAAGTGTGATAAGAAGTTCATTTGGATTACTAGATGTTGCTCCCGCAATTGTTGGACCCTCTGAAGGCACTGTAATGGTTAGTACGATGCACCATTTAGTAATATCGAATCAGTAAAATTAAACTTAAAGTACGGTACCCATAATTCCCGTTAAAGATTACATTAAAAAAGCAAGGATTAAAATAAGCATTTCATAATCCTGACGCTTGATATAGGAGTATAGGAAACCACTCGCCATAGACAGACTGATGATAGTTTATTTTAGGTATAACTCATGATTTATTTCAAAACGCATGAATGATGCCTAGATGGTATAATATATTAAACTGGGAACGGCTTAGGTTTTAACAGTAAATAACACTGCTTGAAATTCCCTATGATTGTTACGTTTCTGCATTACGCAGGAAACATACACTTaccatcacacaatgtaatcgCTGTCGTAACGGTTTCCATGCTGCCTTCTCCCCTTAGTCCTGGTCTCTTGACAGTCACTGTGAAATCATAACTAGTAGACCAGTCTAGACCAGTGATGTCTGTGGTGTAAGTTGTCTGATCTTGATCGACTACTTGGAAATTCTGATGTTGAGTCCAATCAACATCTGTCGTCTTCTTGAAGTAAACTTTGTAAGCCTCAGCAGGTCCTTCTCCAAGATCGTCACCTACCACCCATTTCTCCCAGGTAACGATCACTTGAGTTGCCTGTAGTGTAATTTGCGGGATATTGCTTGGGGAAAAAGTTGGTAGGGCTGATATATTTGCAAAGTGAAAACAAATGAAGAATTATTACTCAGGTTGCAGTCAAATAAAGATTACGATGTGTCGCGGAGGAAGCTGCTAATAAAAATGTGGGGAGTGTAACACCTTGACTCGTCATCCCTTTTCCATAATTTCAGATTCTTGACATTGCACTTTGATCGATAGTAACCTCGAAGACTACACTTCGTTTCTAGTCATATCCCCCTGCAGAATTGCCAGAAAACGTAGCTTCCTGTGAATCATTAAGCTTGTTTATACTCCCAATTTCTTGAAGTAAACAATTGTCTTAATTGattagtaaaatgttttaaaattcaaatgcgTAAAATGATATCGGCGTGATGGTGAAAATATGCACACACgtgaataaataaatcaataaataaatcaattgtaaatttgataattcCGAATATTTGAAAATGCTAGTTTTTTTGTACGAAAATATAATCAAACAAACTAGAAGGTAGgacaatgaaaaatttcatATTCATCACAGCTACAAAACCGAAGtgaaaaaaatcgatttttaCTCTATCTCTGTTTAATATCGTCGTTGAAGGGTCCATGTATATActtttcatacacaaataagCAAAGTTAGAAAAGCGCACCCTTTGACAATGCAAGTTCGCATATTATGTTTCGTTTTTCTTTTCTTCACTGGTATATGTGtacattttatttattgaaagaCGGTGTAGCAAATACTGCCGAAGTGCGAtctgttgtgttgtttttacatttattgttgTCCCCCGTACCACTTGGCATTACtttctttaaataaaaaaaagttaaattcatTATATTCGTTATGTTCCTTACCATATTCATTAAAAGCTGTCAGATCTTTTGACCGGCTGCCAACTCTACAAGTATATGACCGCCCATTATCAACTATTAAACTGCCAAAGTTAGTCATGGAAAGGTACTTCCCAGTGTAAGAATGACTCGTACGTGTAACAGGGAATCCAGACTGATCAACTAGTGTCACATCATCAGGCGATGCGACTGGGTTCCCGATAATTGTACAGATGATAGATGTCTGTTCACCAGGATTGACTTTGATGTTATGCAATGATAGAATAGTAGGACTTCCATCTGTCAAGATAAACTTTCATCGAGTAACGCAGATTCTCTCTAAGGTAAGATTTACAGTATATCAATCTAGAATATCCTAAGGTCAACGACAAATAGGCTCACCCTACGAACAATAATGCATTAATGAACTCATCGGTTATTGAGAGGGAAGTTTAAGATCATCCAAAATTATTTCGTTTATTTTGATATCAAAGACTCCTTGACTTAGAGACGATATTGTACAAGCACGTTGGTGATTAATTTGAAAATGCAGAATCAATCATGATGACAACCTTTTCTTCCTTAAAAGGCACCAACCTTGTTGGCAGTCAGTAATATTTACATCCATCCAACCTGGAGCACACTGTCCGTTCGAACACACACCAGTTGTTTTATCACAAGCTGCATTGTCTTGGCAGTGACACTTGTACTCACACAGTTCTCCATAAAAACCATCGTCACATGAATCAGGAACTGAAACGACAATTTCAACATTGATGTAATTGTCCTACATAAGCAACGATTTCAGACAACCACAAGAAATTAGTCATTAAGTGACACATTGAGCATACCCTTTCAGACCAGACATTCTGGTAACacaattgaaacaaaaacaaacctttgtaaaaccGTCATGGACGGATAACGTCAATGTCTTCGAAAACTTCCTTCATCGACTATGGTGTGATTATAAATATAAACTTATGATAACAAGGGCAAGATAATAATAATCAAAGAAAGTGATAATCGAACACGTAGTAAATAAGCtcttattttactacgtgtATGACGGCTGTGCTGTTGACCAAATcgattaatccgctgatacggacagcggattagccatccagttggcaatgttttcggagcagttAGAGTGGTATGTACATAGGTTGGAGTGAAGATAAGGATTTGTACGAAATAAAGAAatcagtcagacagtttggaatTGAAATCTTGATCTGAAATGTCtcagtcaaaattaatgaaatcaaGTAAAGTAAACCGTTGCTCTAAAAAAATTCCTCACCACCCCTCCCCACTCCAGGGGACTGACTGCTGTATCCTATGGTATATTGCGAACATACCATGGTTCTCTtcacatctcgaccaatcaCATCGCTACATTTGCGCCATGaaaatactggtatgatataatatctaTTACCAGGatttaatatcaataatatgtGATGAAAAATAATGCTCAGTGCGTCACGTTATGACATAAGACATGAAACTGTTTCACATGAAAAAATTTATGGAAACATGTCGTGCATGTCCCTCTAAACCTAGCTCCGAATTTAACattatttcgtacaaacctaatATGTAAATAATGTAGAATATGCATTCAATGTAAGATGTATTTCTTGCAAGCCCAAGATCTTGCAACGTATTTCTTGCAAATcttaaatatataattatataaatatacattCAATGTAAACATGTTTTTATACAAAACTTAAAGATTTAACACAAATCATAAAGTTTAAATGTTCAAATCTAAAAAATGTAGAGTTTTTAAATTAACTGTAGAATATATATTTCGTATGAGCCCCTCAAATCTAGCTCCAACCTAATAATTTAAgtcgttcaaatttgaaatgtaaacCAAACTGTCAGACATAAACATGTTCTCACTCCAAGCCCTTTAAGACTAGAGACAAACATATAATTCGTGCATACCTTTcatgtaacaagtcattgataaTGACATAGTTCCCGCCTGTAATCGGTAACGTGCCAGTGGAAGCTACTGAATTAAAGTCAATATGatgcaaatgaaagaaatgacGGTACCAAGacctgtctgtgactgatgcctTTATTCGATTATATTGTAAACAAGTAAGAATTAGTATGAAAATAGAATTGGGTTATTTCAATTTACAAAGTGAGGCAGAATTGAATATGTAATATGTTGTGTACTGGCTTTTGAAATCTTCAAACTCAATGAAATTGGAAATAAACTGGTCCAGGCATGTCTGATCAATGGCTTTATACTTGAAAAATCAGAACGCCTGATGTAAAGGAAAAATGTCCCGTGttcaaaacagaaaataattataattaGGAATTGATAAAGCTTAAATCATTTCTTGATTGTTAAATCCTTGTGTTATAAATAGCTGCAGCACGTATCATTGTatttagtgcagtcattcagGATATCTCTCTCTCATTCCAAAGTTTAAAATTCTTTCCCtgtgtagaggtccaactttactaCAGAAAACACTCGGGCTGGTAACACCATTGCGGTGAAAAATATAAGCCAGTATGGCCTGTGGCATGCCATCCTGATTACGAAAGGTCAATGAATATGTCAATGAGTCAATTAATCAATGAACCTGTTAATGCTTTTGCATACAAAGTTTAACATGAATGAAATAATCATCTCTAAGAAGATAAAGTGAATTCGATGCAGTGTTTCTTGGCATTTATTCTAAATACAATAAattttacatatgcaaatttgcaattcTTTGAAACTATATCGCTAAATGTCGCgagattaacatctgtaccttatttcatcaaatttatccCAGTAGTTCTTGACATTTTAATCTAGCAACGaaagattttttccaatattaaaACACCGTCCCTCCGCCCAAGGGACGGTGATTTAAATGAGCGATTAGCTTTCATAATATTGTTATTAAATTATGGTTGAATGGTATAACAGCACTGAAATATCAATATCTATGCCCTTTGTCATCAAATCAGCTGCAATATTTCAGGATATATCACACTTAGTTGGAAAGTTCATAAAGTATGCAAATAATACATTTATGTACACGATACTGATAAACGTCTTGTACAACAAATTATAAAACACAGTGatagatcaatatctgtaccgaTTTTCATCAAATCTAATGCGATGTTCCTAGCCATATCAGCCTAACTACGAAAACAAACTACATGTGCAAATAagatattaatttttgatactgcataatgtttttgcatgttatTGCAATGCTGTAAGATCAACatttgttcaaagtttcatgaaatttgctgcattatttctttaaatatagcactaattatgaaagtttttgaatacgcaaatttgacatcaaagaaATGATACTGCTTTATGTCTTTGCATGCTACTGTAGCACGTTTGGTTTCAAAATGATACTGTGCAGTATTTTtagacaaacaaaatttaaaatgtaagttGATGTAATATTTAAACCTAGTTAATGATACTTCTTAGCATCTCTGTTCACCATTTCAGTGCTGCCAACGTAAAATGAGTACTTAGTTTCATAAAATTggatgcaattacaaattaaaaaaatacataacaGATGCAAATAaccaattaattgacatgatacatttatatttttgcaGGTTTTTACAACAATGTGAGAATGATATCTCACCagcgaaaaaaattatataataccgatacatgtacagtggtcGTCACTGTGACCGTATACTGATAGAGATACTTGTAATGCTTTCGTTTGCTTGATCCCAAAGTTATATCAAAACCCAACATGTCAACCCCATGTGCACTTATTTGTCCAAGAATGAtgtattatttcaaaaaaatagcatATTCTATATCATTAAGTGTCATATTCTTCACtgtcacattttgatcaacTCCATCCCTGCAAACTTACAACAATGCACCGATGTAACATTCACCTTTAGCTCTGTTACAAGCATCAACACCATGACAAATCTGTGTGTATCCAGGGCCAAGCTTTTCACTAGAATATTATTTAGGTCAGCTTGGTACTCACTGTGACATTTTGATCCACTCCATCCCTGCTCACAACCACCACTGTTACATTCACCTGTAGCTCTATTACAACCATTGATACAATGACATCTCTGTGTACATCCAGATCCATACATA comes from Ptychodera flava strain L36383 chromosome 8, AS_Pfla_20210202, whole genome shotgun sequence and encodes:
- the LOC139138716 gene encoding protein sidekick homolog isoform X1, translating into MENEFAGMSFLLSNLFQWRYMYSDTGECICPPGFQGSNCETDPYGCSCSASYGGIDCSTDCPSGMYGSGCTQRCHCINGCNRATGECNSGGCEQGWSGSKCHIPDSCDDGFYGELCEYKCHCQDNAACDKTTGVCSNGQCAPGWMDVNITDCQQDGSPTILSLHNIKVNPGEQTSIICTIIGNPVASPDDVTLVDQSGFPVTRTSHSYTGKYLSMTNFGSLIVDNGRSYTCRVGSRSKDLTAFNEYALPTFSPSNIPQITLQATQVIVTWEKWVVGDDLGEGPAEAYKVYFKKTTDVDWTQHQNFQVVDQDQTTYTTDITGLDWSTSYDFTVTVKRPGLRGEGSMETVTTAITLCDVPSEGPTIAGATSSNPNELLITLEVPDSSKVKCDDGYIRNFHFKHRQANAKDEYLEESANDGNARTFSLTGFLAYTEYELMASFNNRDEQSPWSSIHKARTAEDLPTKPRNVALKPAVFVIEVLWSIPYPTNGIIRKYTIMYWETSKKATTTEVKELKENLLDFNTYLITNLTYKVSYSVQVAAYTSRGQGALSEMISAETTEAIPATPTNVQVIDIKDKEIELTWTEPYPFSGYIEYYGISYSSVESVFKGMQRQFKSFLVKGSISAFTIEDLSPGTIYEININASTVKGFGEATTLSTGTPFTVDISTTLSMTEDIKNDINNYGTLTQVSLPPLSEDFGISPETSLLSYVVVLEYDQSPNTRRKRDIDISKLGEFNETGPPYYITALLPLHDLPKKFIFGDGGIHGGFTNVPLTIGRQYGVYYGLKSDITGEPLYHFDDHPSIRFTASFQESTSQCSSTTTIIVTVIALILIFCLVIVLVFIVRRQNQMKSPLKHEEVQFRSSGRKPEEKKMSRLELKEKQDKSQEGFHDDDHQYAYVNVSTQQSADLTSARKPQKGQQDNGDRLYTGLQKELKSESEYTTLNLS
- the LOC139138716 gene encoding angiopoietin-1 receptor-like isoform X2 translates to MTCDRRCSSGNSDACRRTMYCIADPYGCSCSASYGGIDCSTDCPSGMYGSGCTQRCHCINGCNRATGECNSGGCEQGWSGSKCHIPDSCDDGFYGELCEYKCHCQDNAACDKTTGVCSNGQCAPGWMDVNITDCQQDGSPTILSLHNIKVNPGEQTSIICTIIGNPVASPDDVTLVDQSGFPVTRTSHSYTGKYLSMTNFGSLIVDNGRSYTCRVGSRSKDLTAFNEYALPTFSPSNIPQITLQATQVIVTWEKWVVGDDLGEGPAEAYKVYFKKTTDVDWTQHQNFQVVDQDQTTYTTDITGLDWSTSYDFTVTVKRPGLRGEGSMETVTTAITLCDVPSEGPTIAGATSSNPNELLITLEVPDSSKVKCDDGYIRNFHFKHRQANAKDEYLEESANDGNARTFSLTGFLAYTEYELMASFNNRDEQSPWSSIHKARTAEDLPTKPRNVALKPAVFVIEVLWSIPYPTNGIIRKYTIMYWETSKKATTTEVKELKENLLDFNTYLITNLTYKVSYSVQVAAYTSRGQGALSEMISAETTEAIPATPTNVQVIDIKDKEIELTWTEPYPFSGYIEYYGISYSSVESVFKGMQRQFKSFLVKGSISAFTIEDLSPGTIYEININASTVKGFGEATTLSTGTPFTVDISTTLSMTEDIKNDINNYGTLTQVSLPPLSEDFGISPETSLLSYVVVLEYDQSPNTRRKRDIDISKLGEFNETGPPYYITALLPLHDLPKKFIFGDGGIHGGFTNVPLTIGRQYGVYYGLKSDITGEPLYHFDDHPSIRFTASFQESTSQCSSTTTIIVTVIALILIFCLVIVLVFIVRRQNQMKSPLKHEEVQFRSSGRKPEEKKMSRLELKEKQDKSQEGFHDDDHQYAYVNVSTQQSADLTSARKPQKGQQDNGDRLYTGLQKELKSESEYTTLNLS